The Vulcanimicrobium alpinum sequence CGACGCGCGGCCCGACGTGATGATCCCCGGCGTCGGCACCCGCGAGGAGATGCAGACGACGTACGATGCGGTGAAGTCGGTCGCCGACGAGGTGATCCTCGCGCACGGCACGCCGGTTCCGTACCGCATCGGCACGATGATCGAGCTGCCGCGCGCGTGCGTGGTGGCGGGTGAGCTGGCCTCGATCGCGCAGTTCTTCAGCTTCGGCACCAACGACCTCACGCAGACAACGTACGGCTACAGCCGCGACGACGCCGAGTCGTCGTTCATTCCGCGGTATCTCGAGAAGAAGATCCTCAAGGACGATCCGTTCCAGGTCCTCGACCGCGTCGGCGTCGGCGGCCTGATGCGGCTCGGCGTCGAGCGCGGCCGCGCCGCGCGCGGCGATCTGAAGATCGGGATCTGCGGTGAGCACGGCGGCGAGCCGTCGAGCGTCGCGTTCTGCAACGAACTCGGCCTCGACTACGTCTCCTGCTCGCCCTACCGCGTCCCGATCGCCCGCCTCGCCGCCGCACAAGCCGCCCTCGCCTAGTCACGCTGAGCTTGTCGAAGCGCCGCGTCACGCGTTTTGCGGCGGTCGCCGGTGCGTTGGCCGTTTTCGTCGGCGTCGCCGGCGGTCGGCCCGCGTCTGCCGCCGATCCTCGCCCATTGCGGCTCGGAATGACGACCGAGCCGCGTTCGCTCTCGCCGCTCTTCTCGCTCGACGACTACGCGAACACCGTCGACCGGCTTGCGTTCGACGTGCTGATCTCGGTCGGCAGCGACGGCCGGACGCTCGTGCCGCGTCTCGCCGCCGAGGTGCCGTCGCTGCGCAACGGCGGGATCAGCCGCGACGGCCGCACGCTGACCTATCACCTGCGCCGTAACGTGAAGTGGCACGACGGCGTGCCGTTCACGAGCAAGGACGTCGCGTTCTCGTATCACGCGATCATGAACCCGGCGAACAACGTCCCGAACCGTCACGGGTACGATCAGATCGCGTCGGTGGCGACGCCTGATCCGTACACGGTCGTCTTTCGGTTGAAGGAGCCGTACGCGCCGGCGATCACGACGCTCTTCGGCGACGACACGTGCGGCCCGATTCTGCCCGAGCATCTGCTCGGGCGTTACCCGAACCTCAACGAAGTCGACTTCAACCAGCACCCGGTCGGGACGGGTCCGTTCAAGGTCGTCCGCTGGGACCGCGGCTCGTCGGTCGAGCTCGACGCCAACGACGACTATTACCTGGGCAAGCCGAAGCTCCGCCGCATCAGCGTGCGCTTCGTCCCCGACGAGAACACGCTCGTCACGCAGATGCGCACGCACGAACTCGACGTCTTCGCGGAGATGTCAGTCAACGCGTACGGTCAGATGCGCGGCATCCCCGGGACGCGTGCGGTGCTCAGCAACGTCCACGGCGCGGCGAACCTGCTGATGAACACGACGCACGACGCGCTGCGCGATCCGCGCGTGCGGCGCGCGATCGCGGCGGCGATCGATAAAGATGCGATCGTGCGCAACTTCGCGTACGGCGCGGGTACCGTCGCCGGCGCCGACCTCCCGTCGTTCATGTGGGCCTACGACCCCAACGCGCGCGCCCAGCCCCACGATCCGGCGCGCGCCCGCGCGTTTTTGCGCGACGCAGGCTACGTGCCGGGACCCGGCGGGATCGTGCAAAAGGCGGGCCGCCCGCTCAGCCTCACCTTCGCGTATTCGCAGAACAACATCGCGGCGCGGCTGATCGCGGTGCAGATCCAA is a genomic window containing:
- a CDS encoding ABC transporter substrate-binding protein produces the protein MTTEPRSLSPLFSLDDYANTVDRLAFDVLISVGSDGRTLVPRLAAEVPSLRNGGISRDGRTLTYHLRRNVKWHDGVPFTSKDVAFSYHAIMNPANNVPNRHGYDQIASVATPDPYTVVFRLKEPYAPAITTLFGDDTCGPILPEHLLGRYPNLNEVDFNQHPVGTGPFKVVRWDRGSSVELDANDDYYLGKPKLRRISVRFVPDENTLVTQMRTHELDVFAEMSVNAYGQMRGIPGTRAVLSNVHGAANLLMNTTHDALRDPRVRRAIAAAIDKDAIVRNFAYGAGTVAGADLPSFMWAYDPNARAQPHDPARARAFLRDAGYVPGPGGIVQKAGRPLSLTFAYSQNNIAARLIAVQIQSYLREVGIDAQLKGFTTQMMFNAYAAGGIYQAGKFDLAWYTMTLGVDPDSSGRFTCGAIPPNGQNYSRYCNREMDAAQTAGLRTFDLAARKRAYARSQELLVHDVPAVFVFWPKNIDAADAGLRGFAPNPSIATWNAHEWSW